aatcgctTGAAAGTAAAGTAATCATAGTTTGTACAAATCAAGTTTATAGCGTATCCGAAAATGCTGCTGTTTTGAAGGCGGAAAGATGACATTACACCGTACTTCTATTCTTGGCACCAAATGATACTGACCAGGAATTAAACTGACAATTTTCAATTAAGTTTCACGTAGCTAATGAACTATTTCGCTTTTAACCTAAAACTACTTAAACCATTATCAATGTGTCATCTTTATATTAGCCAGAACTAGATAGCTCCTAGTTTAtctatattgattaaataatcttAAGTACCTACTTACTTCCACTtacatcttaataaaataattaataataaattagctGGTCTTGGTTGttcttactatttttaattgcaGTTGATTATTTTAGTGTAcatgagaaaataattttatgataaatttaaatgccAGACGCCACTGGCCTTATCAACCTAATTAACAGATTAGTATCTCACGTAAGATAATCTGATAAGCATTTGATGATCTTAATCCTTGGGTTTGCTGTAAAAATTTAgtatacgaaatattatttaggGGCACTTTAGTGTTCTATTTCcatctaaattaaatttcatatatttaactgtgtttttttattatagaaaaattgttcagtatattatttaaaaaaataaagcgtttttaaatatttcaagacaTGTGAAGTCATACTTTTGCTAGTGAATGATTGatacatattatttcttataattttaatcattgttaaatgaaaactAACTaacttattattagtttaaaataatatcaacatcGTTTTCATGATAAAGCAATTATTCCGTTTGTTTAAGAaacttaatattgatttttagcTTTAACAATCGTTAATTATGAACCTGTTAATGAGTTAGCTCGTGACCATACCTCATTATTGTCACAATAGCATCAATGATACTTAAAACAGCGTGACGGAAGACGTGCACctcttttattttatgcaaaacaaaacaaaaaattaaacagcCTGAAGGCtggtcaataatattaaatataaatttattaaaaaaagattttgcaAAAGATTATGAAGAAGACAGTATTGGAACTGAAATGACATggattaattagttaattaaagatttttgataattttgaatcaATCAAAAAATTGATATCTAAAAATtccttgataataatttaattaatatatttttgtaacatgattttaataatttaataaaaaatctgacTGCTTAAGGCATAAATTACGTTTTAGTAtacattaataagtatttttgattgaaaaaaataataacaacaaggtgttttttttatcaaatgggACGAAATTACGGCTTAGGTAGAGGGGAGGCTTCTCAATCAAGAATAGTTAACTGCGAAGGCATATAGCAAACAGCCAACACGAATGCGCTCGAGAAATGTTCTAGATCTGAAGTGCATCTagggaataaattattttactcttATCTGTACGGATAAAATCAAAAACAGTCTTAGGTATAGGATAATTGTGAAGATAGAAGTGTTATCTGCCAGTCCTGACTGGTTACTGGGTGTTACTTGATATTTCTTCACATTGATCTATTTTTTCAACTCAGCACAACATGACCTATAGTCGTACAGTGGGTATGCTCGACTCTACCAAAGACAAGGTAGTGGCTAGATAGGGATAgagtactaataataaaattaataatatatgtattttatattaaaatacttatacttttatatactatttaacaTTAGGTATACAAGAAACTTCTCGCCTTTAAAGCATTTGAGAAACATATGGTGATTTTGCATAAGTAGGTAGCTATCGCtctaattatgataaataatgattttagttACGCCATTGAGTAAAGCCTTTGAAGcaaaatttgttacattttcgTATTCTTTAAGATCTCGttacaaaatttaatgtaaggtaaatgttatttacatttatttttacttaaagaaATGTcaatctatatatctatatagctaCCGATGGATAGAtacatcaaattattaaaagtgatcgtgatatctattaatattttgtattacgtCTTGTGTTAGGTCCTACACCCATCAATCGTACATTTGCGTCGCTCTACAACCTATTGTTTAATAACACCTAAGTACGTGTTGTAAATAATCTGTATTGGGTACACAAAataattgacattaaaataGCGTtcgcaaattttaataaaagataaattaaatacgcCCAAGTTTTCATCGACTACGTAACATAATAATTGTgatgaaagtaaaaaatacgtaaagtaataaatacgtGCTCATATTATATATCCAGAAATTATGTACTTTGTAAAAactatattctaaataaaaaaatagaaatatacaaTCAGATAAattgattttcataaaattttagtacatCACTTAAGACCTCTTGATACTTGTTTAAAACATGTGTGTAGTGTGTACCCACAGGTTCATTTTTATTGCTGTTATATACATGAGATAAGCACAACTTCTTTAGTTATTTTCTTGGAATGTTTTCAATTCTTTCATAATAGcccatttatttatgtttttaacttaataattttcttaaaacatatcacataatatatattaaattatttacaattaaaatatacttacgaTGATTTTTGTCCTCTTgcactatttataataaagattataacaCTAAATAATACAGTTTTTGAGCTCATGATGAATCTGTTTACATAATACGACAATTACAGCGCGCACGAAAATCGACGCGTCTGCTTCGCGTTATCGATTCACCACTACTGCATATTAGGAAGCAGTTTTCACGGAAAGCGTATAAAGGTTGCGCAGGCGACGGAAACATCTATCGTTTATGAGCTTTTACACACACCACGTAAATTTGCATTTCGCAAGTATAAGTTAAATGACACAGTTTTTTGTGCGTCAGAGCAAACGTGCGCCATAGATAAGTGGTTTATTGACATTGTTAATTATagagattaaaattataaattataattcaataaaactacgtaataattttaacttttaattttggtCTATACTTTTGACAGGATGAGGTTGCATACAATTAACagtgtatgaaataaaattgaggTCTTGTAACAAATTAGTTAATCTTTCAAAATGTCTCTCAGTGTAAGGCAATGCACCTTCAATAAAGTTGGATAATGATGGTACTTTCAAATTACCCGAAATAATTTCTGGTGctaatatattaaacacaaGTTGGGCTGCATGACAGTTTTTATTGTTGGTATTCCATTCTGCtgcaaattttaacaaaatttcttTTTgcgtattattaatttctttcagGGTCTCTGTCAATTTATCATGACCGAATTTTAAAActtcatttacaatttttaaaacatgaaaAGGTCTTTCCATACGCAAGGCTAATTTCAGAGCTTTAACTAATTTTTTGTCATGTAGTAAATTCATTAATTCTTGTTCTTGTATAATTTGTTCTTCCCTTTCTTTAGCTAACTTTTCTCTTCGTTCTGCAGATACATCTTTTAAAGTGACCAATTTTGAATCTGATCCTCCCGTTATTATTTGGTCCTCACTTTTACTAACTACCATTGACCAGACCTTCCCATCATGGTTATCAAGAGACATTTTACATTCAGAAGATTTTATATTCCATAGTTTAAGAAGACCATCTGCTCCACTTGACACAATTTGCTGTCCTTTACTCAAAAAATCTACTTTAAGAACAGAGCTTTCATGACCTTCAAAAGTTTTTAAACAACTTAAATCTGCAATTGAccataattttaatgtactgTCAGCTGAAGATGTTAAAATTACTTGATCTACAGGTGAAAATCTCACACACCATATGCCTCTCCTATGTCCTTTCAATACTCCTAATAATGACAATTCATCGTTCCATAGTTTAGCTGTTTTATCTTGTGACCCTGTagctattattttatcattgggTGACACAGCAACACAATTTATATCCATGCTATGAGCTAATTCAGTATGACTTGGTATAAGTTTTTGATCCACTGTGTCTTTTGGAACGGTCCAAATCTTTAAGCAGTTATCTTGGCTTACAGAAGTAAAAAATGTATCAGATAATTGTGAAGTGAAAACAGAGCCTACAGAGGCAGTATGCCTTGCTCCAAcaccaaaacattttatttcttggTTAGTCACTTGACACCATATTCTAACTGTATTATCTTTACTAGAAGACACAAACATCTCAGGTTTAGTAGGAAAGTTTGCTAGGGCTAAAACAATATCTGTATGACCTTTTAATAATTTGCAATCCATGCTTCCTAGTTCATAATACTTCAAATCTCTACTATTAGTAGCTACAACAATATGTGATTCATCTTTCCCCACAAATATTATGTCTAATATTTCATCTGTAAATCCAATTATCTGTTTCATACATGTGAATGTTTCCAAGTCGTGAACTATGATATTATGGTCAGCTGTAACCACtgatatcatattttttgcTGTATTGAATAACAAATTAGTGATTGCTAGTCCACCTTCTTCAGTGGATGAAGATACAAGACTGTTGGATTGCTCGAACATAAGGCAGCTCATTTGTATAttccatatttttataataccttTCTCACCAGCACAAGCGACATAAATTCCTTCAGTCtctaatttctttttaaaattaggtATTCTAAAAGATGGTGGCATAAGTATTGTTGCTTCTATACTTTCATAAACAGGTAAAACTCTGATGGGCTTACTTTCACCAAGTTTCCAAAGTATCAAAACTCTATCCCTTCCAGAACTTATCATATACTCATTATCTAGAGTAAATTGTAATGAGGTTACTTTGCTAAAATGACCTGTGTAAATTACATCATCTTTACCAGATTTAGAGTCCCATGATCTTATTTTTGTATCATCAGCAGCTCCAAAAATTAGTTGTTTGGAAGAGTCTGGGTGATATTTGAGAACAGTGAATACACCCATTGCTCCTTTTAAACTACTTGTACAAGTATGATAGTTAATATCCCATAGTCTTATATTACCGTCAGTACCACCTGATGCAATATTAGCATCATTAGAATCAAATGCTAGCCTTGCAACTGCTCCTTTGTGACCAGACCGCCACACTTTTTGTTGTTGTCCTGTTTCTCTATCCCAGAGTTTTAACAATCCACTTTTATGGACAGTAACTACAGTTTTATTGTCATGAGACATTTGGAAAGTATATATTTGATCACTGTCATCTTTTTCATCTGCTGTTTCTCCAATTGTAAGAGTATTACAGAGTGTGTTTACatcaataacttttataatgtCATCACACTGGCATAGAAAATGCCCACCATCAGTTGTCCACTGAATATCACCGCCGGTGTAGAAAGCTTCATATTCGCCTGTTTTCTCGTATCtgcaatgtaataaaatactcaatcattTAGGTtagaaattgtattatttcCTTTTTATGTACACCTGCTCAGTAAAATAATCATACGattttctttgttattatatttgagagtgcttctatattataatttaatctactctgaaaataattgcatatcataatttaataactcTGAATAGGAAACCGAAGAAATTAAAATCACACAACACACAAAACATTGTATTTCTAAACATTGTATAATACTGAcaggaaaataaaattattggtttAGTACTTACATTTCTTTTAATGTACTATTCATATTTATAGCCCCTCAATTatcgtattttaatataatattgtaatattaatagcaCGTGGGTCagatgtaaatatataacatgttgCCTGTGTATTTTATAACTGTCATTGTGACAACGAAAATTGGAACTCGAGCACTACCAATGACAATTGAAATTgacatttaaacattaaatgaataattgGTAAAATAATGTGTCTTCGTTgcacaaaagaaaataaaaataaaatttaaaagtataacttGATAAGGCTTTTTCCACTGATCgattttaacgtttttttattcattatcaacgtgtttaataaatttatttaaaaaatacaacagcTTGTCCCGATTTATAAATagacaattttaaagatcattgGATTTCATAtcgcattattattaaaaaaatattaaaatatattttacatatatatttctttcaCTAGTAttcatagtaatattttattaaaata
This window of the Vanessa cardui chromosome 5, ilVanCard2.1, whole genome shotgun sequence genome carries:
- the LOC124529808 gene encoding transducin beta-like protein 3 translates to MNSTLKEIYEKTGEYEAFYTGGDIQWTTDGGHFLCQCDDIIKVIDVNTLCNTLTIGETADEKDDSDQIYTFQMSHDNKTVVTVHKSGLLKLWDRETGQQQKVWRSGHKGAVARLAFDSNDANIASGGTDGNIRLWDINYHTCTSSLKGAMGVFTVLKYHPDSSKQLIFGAADDTKIRSWDSKSGKDDVIYTGHFSKVTSLQFTLDNEYMISSGRDRVLILWKLGESKPIRVLPVYESIEATILMPPSFRIPNFKKKLETEGIYVACAGEKGIIKIWNIQMSCLMFEQSNSLVSSSTEEGGLAITNLLFNTAKNMISVVTADHNIIVHDLETFTCMKQIIGFTDEILDIIFVGKDESHIVVATNSRDLKYYELGSMDCKLLKGHTDIVLALANFPTKPEMFVSSSKDNTVRIWCQVTNQEIKCFGVGARHTASVGSVFTSQLSDTFFTSVSQDNCLKIWTVPKDTVDQKLIPSHTELAHSMDINCVAVSPNDKIIATGSQDKTAKLWNDELSLLGVLKGHRRGIWCVRFSPVDQVILTSSADSTLKLWSIADLSCLKTFEGHESSVLKVDFLSKGQQIVSSGADGLLKLWNIKSSECKMSLDNHDGKVWSMVVSKSEDQIITGGSDSKLVTLKDVSAERREKLAKEREEQIIQEQELMNLLHDKKLVKALKLALRMERPFHVLKIVNEVLKFGHDKLTETLKEINNTQKEILLKFAAEWNTNNKNCHAAQLVFNILAPEIISGNLKVPSLSNFIEGALPYTERHFERLTNLLQDLNFISYTVNCMQPHPVKSIDQN